From the Xylocopa sonorina isolate GNS202 chromosome 9, iyXylSono1_principal, whole genome shotgun sequence genome, the window CCGCAATCAGCGGCTGAAAGTAAGCAATATCCTATAAAAATAGGATCTGCTACCTTTATCAAAATGTTATCAACAGAGTGAGCATGAACACTACGAATCCCACGTTTCGTCATATCATCTAATATTCCTTGCACCAACAGCGCTCTATATAATCCTCCATTTCCATCTGGTGCCTTTGAAATTTTGTGCTTTTCATCCAAAATAATTTTTCCATCTAACGTGAAGCATGGCAGCATGCCTTGTTTAAAGACTTTAACGTTCTCTtcttttagattaaaatacttaTGTTTATGTAAAAAATCAATAGTTGTATCATGAGTAGCTTCGCTGGTCAATATATACCTTACGAAGGAAAGAATAAcgattaatttatttaaaaatacgaTCGTACATACATAAAGAAGTATATTTACCAAGTAATCTGTCCTTTCCTTCCATACACATCTTCTGCCATGTTTTGTAAACGTATTATCCTTTCTGCCTGCAGTTGGAATAAACTTTTGCCAGAGGGTAAACCAACGCTATACATACCCTTAGGATAAGATACACCTAGTCTAGTACCTTGGCCACCAGCCATCGATACTACACATACTTTCCCATCAGCTATCTCTTGCAAACCTAGTTTTTCATATATTCTTAGCTGTTTCTCGCTTGTAGTTTTGACCGATGCGATATTTTCCTCAGGAATCGGAGACACTTTATCATCTAATACAGTTCTTTGCATAGCAGAAGAAGCACAGATTGCTCTCTGAAAATATAATGTCACTTCCATAAGATCTAAATCAGATATATCCTGAGAAAGCTCATCTTTCTCCTCTTTTGACAATTGATCCCAGAATTTTAACAAATGTTCCTGGCCACAGTCGGCCAATTTTCTCTGAAGAGGCTCCATATTTTATCACTTGCTCACCACGGATCTGTACCTGATCGGAACAGGTAATGCAACTCTTTCCTTTCACTATTCCACGTAGCGCATTCGGCCCGATTTCTCTTATCGGCCTCTCTCACCCTTCCACCTGCACTAACTATTCTTCTCTCCTCTTCCAGCATATTTTGTTTTCACGGACTCGTACGTATATGCACACTGCCAGTGAAAGACCATgtccttttcttcctttttccgcGTCTCCAGTGGAACGCGAAGATCGTAACCTTTTCCTACTAAACGATACTACATACTGGTTCCTGTTGCGTCTCTGTTATCGGCAACGTGGAATTGAGCGAGCTAAAAATACCTGTGAACTTAGCAAATAAAATTGGTTCGATATCGTTTGATACGAGATGAAAATGAGAAGCGAGAGAAACATACGGGTAGTCGATTTTGCATTTTAACAACTATGGAAAATTGAAATACGCAGTGCGTGCTGTTATCATGATAGCATTGAAATTCCTTTAAAGAAAGATATCAAGACACATATTGCATTATCAACGTACGTTatagtttctctctctctctctctatatatatatatacatatatctataAAGATAACTAAGTACATAAaaacatttattaaaaatttattgCAAAGCCCTGAATTTTTTTTCGATTATTAGTCGATCAATTGATTACTCATACGCGCATGCGCGCGTATTGTTTAAAATGTACTTTTTATATGAGAGAATATTACATTGTAGAAAAAAGTAAGAAAAATTTGCAGGAAATCTGAGAATAATTTTTGTAATAACTATtcaaattttcttttaacaCACACGCGCAACACCTTTTCCAACATAAAAAGCAGTTTATTCTTACGAAATTTATTAGTCGTTCGAAAGTTCTGTTAAAAATGATCAATTAATGGAGTTGATATTAAATCAAACTGTTTAGAGTTTCGCATCGCAATGAACTCTTAATTCGACTGTaaataaacatatatatatacacatatgtatgtacatatgcATGTGGATAGATGTAAGAGAAAATTGTACGCAATGTAACATTTTCAAATGTACATGACCAATCGAGTATTAGTAACGAATCGTAACATATGGAGGCGCTTTAAATTCTCCGTCGGTATTCGATGCATAGAGGAGTAATTTTAATATGTATTTCGTTTAATTTACATGCGTGGTTGCTTGTGACTTACGAAGAGACATCATGCCGTACCTGTTCAAATAACATTTTCGGTAATGCTACAGCAACATTATAGCTGTAATAGAATAAGTAATGTGTGGTGATGTGATATGTCTGCACATACATGATAAAGTACTCGCCCTTTGTAAATGTATTTCGGTAAGTTACATTTATGCTTGCTTCAAGTTACACTCCTCTGGTATTGCTGACTGGAAGGATTACTTTAAAAAAATTCGTCATCAATTGTCATGCAAACCATAAGACCAATTAGCGCATTTCTCGTGATAACTATCGGGTACTGTCGCGCGACTATTAGTTTTCATATAAAACAATAAATCGTAACGACATATTCGGCTGGATCTCGATCGTATCAccaatttatttatatatactaTTTTTCTAACATTTCTCTATTTCGGTTTTATTCATGGCATTTTATAGGTTAGGAGAGATGTGTCCTTGAGTACTCTTATTCTAATAATATTTAAGTTAGTTATTATGTATAAAAGTGTTACAATATTATTTACATTGATAAGCTTTTGATTAAGGTTAAGGATTTGGGGAATATTTTAGTGATAGTGTGTTATCATTTCATAAGGGAATCTCATGAAAAAATTATCTTAATAGATTGTGATAGATATATATGTCAGTTAAGCATCATTGAATAGTCTTTTAATTGTtgcaaaattttattatttattcgaaTAGTCATGTTTCTTTTATGTATAATCCTTTCTTCACTTTAGGTGCCGGGTGCCTAAAGAGCAGCTGGCAAGATGGGCAAGTTGCTATCAAAGATCTTTGGCAACAAGGAGATGCGTATTCTGATGCTAGGATTGGATGCTGCTGGAAAAACTAGTATCCTTTATGTGTACATTTTTTTATACATAAAACATTTTAAAACGTCTTGTTAAAAGAAAGAAAGGCTGTATATGTAAATAAACTTTTGAGATTTTATTTGAATTTTCTCAAGAACATTTCCTTAATTACGTATCAGCAATATTATATAAACTTAAACTAGGGCAATCTGTAACAACTATACCAACTGTAGGGTTCAATGTAGAAACGGTTACATATAAAAATGTTAAGTTCAATGTTTGGGTAAGTGTAATTGTGATAAATTTTCTAAAAAAATGACATAAACTATTTGTACCGATTATTGATGATATTTTTGTTGTAGGATGTTGGTGGACAAGACAAAATACGTCCACTTTGGCGTCATTATTATACTGGAACGCAAGGACTTATTTTTGTAGTAGATTGTGCTGACAGAGATCGAATAGATGAAGCACGTCAAGAACTTCATAGAATTATAAATGATAGGGAAATGCGAGATgctattattttaatttttgcAAACAAACAAGATCTTCCGGATGGTATGTATCGATAAGTTTTTAAACATATATACTTGAAGTTAAAGAGGTTTGAAAATTCTGTTCAGATTTACTTAGATTGTGTATTATATATACTATAatacaaattatttcttataTTTGTCAGCAATGAAACCACATGAAATACAAGAAAAATTGGGTTTAACTAGGATACGAGATAGAAATTGGTATGTTCAACCATCATGTGCCACAACTGGAGATGGGCTTTACGAAGGTCTTACATGGTTGACTAGTAATCATAAATTATGAgcaaatatttatttttcatcAGTTAGCCACATACCAAGAATGTACGTTTGCTTTGTATTTTCGTTTTTTATTTATCATGTAGAGGCTCTGTAACAGATAAAAATCGCTAAAATCCataagagagtgagagagggggagagagagagcaagaatgagagagagagagagagagagagcgagagcgagcgagagaaagaAGGGAGGATTGAAGCGTATGACAGCAAACGTAAAATAACCATTAATTTCAGATGGTGCGTTTCAATAATATTAATACTACATATAAATAGAAATTTATCAAAGTACCAAAAGATATAGACTTTGTTACTAACTGTTTACTAAACTTCATGAAAATAGTTAATACAATATCGATTAAAGCATCACATTCAGCATTCATGTGTTTGTGTGTACATAAATTGTATGCACACGCAAGCGCGTGCGCACGCACGTACTTACGCACGTGTGCGTATCGCATTATGGGATACTAATTGCAAAAGAATACAAAAAGTTACGAATTACGATATGCTATCAAGGGATACAATGCactaaatttaaaatatttatttttgcaATTTCAAATTATCATTTTAGCACTAATCAAATGAAAGTTTTCTGAGTCATAATACttaaacataacattcattcACTGGTTGTTGTCGATGCtacgtaatatatatatatcatacaTAATCCCACTGATATACACGAGTAAAAATTCaaagcacttacattcattaatttttttatacagCATTAAAACGTTCGTTGATCAATTTTTGCTGTCAGGTTtattttttaaaaagtattcGTGTGATACCGCTTCGAgtgctttcttttcttttcttttttcttttcttttaaataGTAGTCTTCCAATTAAATTACACTTTTGTGCATATCAACAGGCATTCTTTTGTTTTTATGCTCCACCAAAATTTTTAAGACGTTACGTGTTTCTTTATACTTAAATATCAATTGAAACACATTCTATGTACGAACGTatacttttatatatatatatgtatattatataattatattattatgtatatgtatatatatgtatgcgtTCTGTATGCA encodes:
- the Arf51f gene encoding ADP-ribosylation factor 6 isoform X2, with the protein product MGKLLSKIFGNKEMRILMLGLDAAGKTTILYKLKLGQSVTTIPTVGFNVETVTYKNVKFNVWDVGGQDKIRPLWRHYYTGTQGLIFVVDCADRDRIDEARQELHRIINDREMRDAIILIFANKQDLPDAMKPHEIQEKLGLTRIRDRNWYVQPSCATTGDGLYEGLTWLTSNHKL
- the Arf51f gene encoding ADP-ribosylation factor 6 isoform X1, with translation MGKLLSKIFGNKEMRILMLGLDAAGKTTILYKLKLGQSVTTIPTVGFNVETVTYKNVKFNVWDVGGQDKIRPLWRHYYTGTQGLIFVVDCADRDRIDEARQELHRIINDREMRDAIILIFANKQDLPDAMKPHEIQEKLGLTRIRDRNWYVQPSCATTGDGLYEGSFQNAELDFKHFGVKKELISLIKSSAFLNIYTQWIV
- the Mmy gene encoding UDP-N-acetylglucosamine pyrophosphorylase mmy; the protein is MEPLQRKLADCGQEHLLKFWDQLSKEEKDELSQDISDLDLMEVTLYFQRAICASSAMQRTVLDDKVSPIPEENIASVKTTSEKQLRIYEKLGLQEIADGKVCVVSMAGGQGTRLGVSYPKGMYSVGLPSGKSLFQLQAERIIRLQNMAEDVYGRKGQITWYILTSEATHDTTIDFLHKHKYFNLKEENVKVFKQGMLPCFTLDGKIILDEKHKISKAPDGNGGLYRALLVQGILDDMTKRGIRSVHAHSVDNILIKVADPIFIGYCLLSAADCGVTVIEKTSPHEAVGIVCKVNGIYQVVEYSEISKEIAESRNEDGHLIYNAANICNHYFTVDFLRTVAENHENEMELHAARKKIPYIDENGHRIVPKEPNGIKIEKFVFDVFKFAKQLTVWKGIREEDFSPLKNANSAGQDCPNTARDDVFKLHKKWLLRAGATSVTGNVEVSPLLSYAGENLSHVKGQSFEGPYVLE